The DNA sequence AACGCCAACGTCGTCACCATCGAGGGGCTTTCCGCGGACGGCACGCATCCGCTGCAGCAGGCCTGGCAGGAGCTGGACGTCGCGCAATGCGGCTACTGCCAGGCGGGCCAGATCATGACGGCCGCCGCGCTGCTGCGGCGCACGCCGCGGCCCTCGGACGCCGACATCGACCAAGCGATGACCGGCAACCTCTGCCGCTGCGCCACGTACCATCGCATCCGCGAGGGCATCCACCGCGCCTCGGCGATCGCCGCCAACAACGACGCCTCCGCGCGCGACACCGACGCCGCCACGCAGGAGGCCCTGTGACCTCGACACTCG is a window from the Pseudogemmatithrix spongiicola genome containing:
- a CDS encoding (2Fe-2S)-binding protein, with the translated sequence MPVTLTVNGTRRTLDVPDDMPLLWALREVLDLKGPKFGCGIGQCGACTVHVNGNAIRSCNLPVAGVANANVVTIEGLSADGTHPLQQAWQELDVAQCGYCQAGQIMTAAALLRRTPRPSDADIDQAMTGNLCRCATYHRIREGIHRASAIAANNDASARDTDAATQEAL